Within Phocoena phocoena chromosome 9, mPhoPho1.1, whole genome shotgun sequence, the genomic segment CAACTGAtccaaacagctcatgcaacaaTACCCTTACTCCATGGAATGCATTCTGAATTGGTTTCCTAATCTTTTCTGTAAAAACGCTGGTTACAACCCACTAAATTTGACTTCATGACTCATTAACGGGTCTCAGCCCACAGTTTGAAAACACTACACCAGTTTAATATTTCATCGATCGgggtgtttctgttttgcatgttGTGCCTATAGCTTAACTGCCTGCTCAGCACATTCCACAGAGTGGAGCTGATCTGGTCCCCATGCTAGAAGCAGTGACTCTTCCAGACtctgtggggaaaaaataaaaaggaaaattcaccTCAGCTCTATGCTTCTCCTGCCAGCATCAGGGACTGACGAACTCCAGGTCTTCCTAGAAATTAACCTTGGTTCTGGGGTACACTTTGTGGGgggaaggaaacattttttttcagctCCTTCTTCCCCTGCAAATTCAAAGTTGTTTTCgttttttaatcttctctttgGATCACCTCCTTTCTCTCAGTGGCTCCTCAGAAAAGGTTATTCAAGTCCACAAAACAGTTAAATGACTCAAAACCCAGATCTGTATCCTCCTTTAAGTTGCTGTCCTTCAACTagccactcccaccccagccaaACAGGGGACACCAGGAAAAATTGGGGGTAAGGGCCGCCTAAGAGAATGTGAGCTGAAAGAAAGAACAGGGAGGCTCAGTAGGTGTTGGCTGAGGTAGCAGGCTAGTCCTTTTCATTTTGGGTTTGCTGGATAACATGTGATGCTAAGAAGCCGGAGGAAAGGTGACCTAGTGTGGCCTCACCCCGTGCTTTGTACCCAATGGCAGCTGCTccggatggggagggagggggaggtggagggagggagtgtTGACACTTTCCTTTCACTTTCTCAGGCCACCAAACCTGACACCTGGGGACAGAACTACAGTTCCCACCACGCGTCGAGACAGGAGGAAGAAGGGGCACGGAGGACCaaaaggaaaaccaggagaaagAGCAAACATTACCTACTGGCAGAGGTGAGAGAGCCAGACAGGTAAGCAACAGGTGCAGGTTACAGGATGCAGGATGGAGGGTGTTGGAGGGTGGACATCGCTTGTTTCTCCTTGCAGGGCGTGTAGGCGGAGGTGAAGGGGGCTTTTGTGGAAACCCTGAGGACTTacttggtgtgtgtgtatgtgggggggcGGGCATGGAAGTAAGATTTCAGCTCAAATTACAGGGATAAGACACCGGAAGTGGAATGGCTTTCTTTACTTGAAACGGGGAAGAGTTGTTTGATTATGTCTCGTGTCTGCTGGATCATTTAGCCATAGTGATTTCAGAGGAGTCCAGGAGAAGTGTAGGATCCTCCATCTGTATAAAGCTCACAGTTTTTACGTACAGATTTTAATTTGTGTGATGATACAGACTTGTCCTTTTCTATGACTTCTGAGAAAGCCAAAAACTAAAACTGGGGGAAATGAAGAAGGGTGTCATAGGCAGGAACAATTTGCAACACATCAAATTTTgtcattaaatgaaataaggttTCCTGTATTTTTAAGAGACATCTGACGAggagacccaacacaaccaaagaACAGTTGAAGGGCCCGGGTATATCTGCCATGAGGGGACATGGTTGCTGCTCCAAATATCTGCTGGGCTGTGGAGTAGGAATCTGCTGTCATGTGGAATGGGAGTCCTGATGTAGCATGAGGGTCCACAGATGGAAACCTCGGGGAGATAGATTTCAACCCCATGTAAGTTAGAGCTGTGCACACAACATAGATTTTTTCAGGAGGTACTGAGTTCCTTGTGATCTGAGATGCTATGGATATTTAAGCAGAGACGCTGAAGGTGGGAATAAAGTTTCAGGTGGGTGATTGTGTCGGTCAACACTTCCCAAGGCTAGCTAGTCCTCAAAATCACCTGGGAGTGTGTGCatgtttttaaatctatttagcAGACCTAAGATGGGCTCCAGgaatatatagatatttaattatcttcccaggtaattctgataATCAGTTAGTTTGGGAGACACTGTCATGAGAAACTTTCTTTTCCAGCCTATGGTAGAGTATGGCACAAACATTCGAAccacagggtttttttgttggtttcgttttgttttgttgcacctcgaggcttgtgggatcttagttctccaaccagggattgaaaccgggcccttgacagtgaaagcacagagtcctaaccgctggactgccagggaattccccacagttttcattttgaatattctCAGAATCATAATTTCCAGGACAAGAAAAAGCAGGTGCCAACCAGAAGAATAGGGCTGTGTGACTCTTCCCAAAACTGACTTGTCTGTCAGGCCTCATTGATGCTTGCAGCTCGTTGCCTTGCCATTCAGTCTTCCAGTAATTTGTCTTCCTCCCGTGTGACATGGAGATAGGCTGACAGCTAGGCATGTCTCCCACCTGATAACTGGCAGGTAAAACACTCCTGCtgggccccgaggcatgtgggatcttagttcctggaccagggatcaaacccaccaccccatgcagtggaagcactggaagcatggagtcttaacccctggactgcgAGGGAAGTCCCAGTCAATGCTGTCATCTGACAGTGTTGACCATGTACTGGGCCCAGCAGAGAACAGCAGTAGAACCTCTTCATTCCAAGGTCACCCCTAAAGTAATGTTAACTCACCTAGGACAGGTGGGGTTTGTGCGGGCAGCTCCCTCTTACCTGACCAGTAATTAACATCCTTCTCCCACGAGGATGGCAGTGCTAGGAAAACAGTGACCTCACTCTGTCTTGTCCTGTGCTGAATCCCAAGTGCCAAGAATAGTTCCCGGCCCCTGGTAGGTGGTCACTAACACAGAGGTCCCCAATCCCCAGGCTGTGGACCAGTACCGGTCCTGTTAGGTACTGGTCCctatcgctccccatcgctccccatcgccccccatcaccccccatcgccccccatcactccccatcgccccccattgctccccatcgctccccatcgctcacgtTGCCTCCTGAACCATCCTGGCCCCCCACCCTGTCCgaggaaaaattgtcttccacgaaaccagtacctggtgccgaaaaggttgGGGATGGCTGCACTAAAGAGAGACtgaattccttcttttcttccttgatcTGTTCTAGGTGGCAAGAGCCATGCAATTCTCCAGCTCAGCCAGGGCAGCGGATGAGAACTTTGACTATTTGTTCAAGATTATCCTCATCGGGGATTCCAACGTGGGGAAGACGTGTGTGGTGCGGCATTTCACGTCCGGGGTCTACACCGAAGCTCAGCAGAACACCATTGGGGTGGACTTCACTGTGCGTGCCCTGGAGATCAACGGCAAGAAAGTGAAGGTCAGAGGGGGACGGGGTGGGTCTGCCTCTTTTAGCCATGGTTCCTAACCCCGAAACACATGCCTGAGGAgtgaaagatttaaatataaaatatgagatCATTaaaataccaggaaaaaaaaaccccatgggagtatttatttttatcattgagGAATAGAGAAATCAGGCTTTAAAGTAAGACAAGAACCCAGAAGCCATAAGGGAAAATATTGCTCCATCTAACTATTTAAAGGTCAAATTAATACTCTTCTATATGATCATATAAAGGTCAAATTTCTACATACtcaaaaataccataaacaaagTCAAAGATGAGTgacaaactggaaaggaacatttGCAAATATGGAACTGACAGAGAGCTAATTTCTCTGATGTGAAAAGAGCTCtgataaatatcaaagaaaagacCAACAACCAAATACAAAAAGTAGGCACTTCACAGATTAGACAAAACAGCTACTTCACAGATGTTATATGAACTGGCTCATACATTTATGTGAAAAAGTAAAAGTGCCCATTGTTactcataattaaagaaatgaaattaaaataagtgagataatatCATTTACCCATTTGACCAAAAAAGATCAAAaagtgttggtgaaaatgtaataAATGGATTTTGTGTGGGATCCTTATTAAACGAACACAATAGTAAAAAGACattttgaggcttccctggtggcgcagtggttgagagtccgcctgccgatgcaggggacacgggttcgtgccccagtccgggaagatcccacctgccgcggagcggctgggcccgtgagccatggccgctgagcctgcgcgtccggagcctgtgctctgcaacgggagaggccacaacagtgagaggcctgcgtactgcaaaaaaaaaaaaaaaagataaaacatctgGATGAAGGGATGAGTGTGGTAGGAAGGCAAAAGAACACCAGACCTTAGGACACTGGATCCGCCTCTCCCACTGAAGGGCACCTTAGGTGATGGCCCCCAACCTGAAAACCTTGGGGATTTTACCCTGGGGAGCACCTGAAAAAAGACAGATTCCCGGGTCCTACCCCAGACCTCTTGAATTTGGATCTCTAGAAGTGAGACCCAGGGAACGACTTAGGCGAGCAAGTTCCCATCAGGGGTGGGAACTCCTGATGCGGACCCCCTTTCCTGCCCTTCTCCAGATGCAGGTGTGGGACACTGCAGGCCAGGAGCGCTTCCGGACCATCACCCAAAGCTACTATCGCAGTGCCCACGCGGCCATCATTGCCTACGACCTCACGCGGCGGTCCACGTTCGAGTCTGTTCCTCACTGGATTCACGAGATAGAGAAATACGGGGCGGCAAACTTGGTCATCATGCTGATTGGTAGGTCGATTTCAAAGTGTGTCGCTTTCCTTAACTGCCCGCCGCCCCCCATGCTCAGCTTTTTCTGTGTTTCCAGCGGCAGTGGAACAGGAAGCCGTAAAAGTGCACgtggcggatgggacctcagaaaACATCTGGGCCAGAAATTCCCATCAGCTTCACTTGAGCGTGAGAGTGGGGTGGTTTGAACTTGTTAAGAATACAGATTCCAGGGCCCCACCCTAGAGTTTCTCACTGCAAAAACCTGAGATGGGGCCAGACATCTAGATGAAGGTACACCCTGGCTGATTCGACACACGTCTGTACAGACTACACAGGAAGTATTCTGTAGTCTGAGCTTCACAGCGTCAGATGGCTCTCAGTCCCCGGAAGAGCCGCTCAGATGACTATGACTGACAACACTCTTGAATGACTTATCACACCTGCTAAGATGCTGAGCAAATCTGAACAACAAGCCAACATCAAAATTAACCGCACCTTCAACTATACAAAGTGAACCCACAGCTTGCAATACGTGCTGTCACGCTGTGCATTCAGAAACGGGTGACGTGCTGTCGCTTCCCTATAGTATTAGCTTTGCAAGCAGTTCCCCTCCTAAGGACACTAATGTTTACCAAGTGGCTGCTTGATTTTGGCAAGTTGGTTTAGGTTCTTGCTACTCAAAGCGTGGTCcacggaccagcagcatcagcatcactgggGTTTTTGGTTTtaggtctctttttcttttttttttgtattaagacttattttttcagagcagtttttaaGGTTCTCAGCAAAACTGGGAAGGTACggagatttcccatatgccccTTGTactcacacatgcatagcctctcccATATCAACATCTCCTACCAAtgtggcacatttgttacaaaggatgaacctacattgacacatcacagTCATCTGAacttcatagtttacattatggctcattcttggtgttgtactttctatgggtttggacaaatgtctaaTGACAAGTATCCACCATGATGATACCATAGAAAGTATTTTCATTACCCTAAAAATCCACAGAATCAGCACCACTTTGGGGTTTGTTAAAAGTGCCCCATCTCAGGCCCcattccagacctactgaatctgaatctTCGTTTTAACAGGATCCTAGAGAGATTCCTATGCAAATTAAagtttgcagagcacaggtcTAGAGAGCTGCTGCGGGACTGAGCGCTAAACATAGCGTGTTTAGTGGATTATTTATCCCTGCACAGGCATATCCTAGCTGTGTGGTAAGTTACCTTCTGagccctggtttcctcatctataatatgTAATCAGTATTCACTACGGTTGTTGTAAAGATGTGATGAGATAATGTGTATACATCGCTTGACAGTGCCTGACGCATAGTAGGTGCTTCATAACGGGTGTGGGGTTTGTTTCTAGAAGGTTCGTTTGTCTGAGGGAACAAAACTCCTCTGTGTTCCTTAAACAATGGGGTGGGGTGCTTATGGTGAGGGTGCAAGTCCCTGGGACCTAGGAAAACCCAGCCCAGCATTCAAGCCCAGCAGAGTGGGAGACACAGTGGAGCCAGGAAGTGGGGGACCCTCCTCTCGGGGCTGGGCTCTGTGTACCAGCCTCCTCCACCATTGTGTATCTATGTCTTCTCTCAGAGCTGCTCCTTACATTCAGGATACTGTGGGCCTGCAGCACTCTCGCTCCGAACCATCCCTCCTGGGTTCCTCAAAGCATCatccccagcctcctcctgccACAAAATCCCTCATTCTCTCATACCCTCTAGCTCACATTCTTCAGAAAGGAAATCCCATCgccccattccttttttttctaatacttaatttttaaaaaatatttatttatttatgtagtcggctgcaccgggtcttagttgcagcacacagggtcttttagttgcggcacgcacgcgggatctagttccctgaccaggtatccaacccaggccccctgcactgggagcgcggggtcttaaccactggaccatcagagaaGTCCCGCCCCATTCCTCTTTCTCATGGCAAAGCCTGGCCCAGGCTGCTGGCCAACCTCACGGTGGCGGGCAGGCCTGGTGTAAGGTACCCGGCCTGGACCAAGCAGCTGGGTCCTGAGGGGGGAGGCAGTGACAGGAAGCATAGCTGGGCTGCAGACGGTCCACAGAAGAGGTCACTCGCACACATCGTTGGCACATCTAGCc encodes:
- the RAB19 gene encoding ras-related protein Rab-19, which translates into the protein MQFSSSARAADENFDYLFKIILIGDSNVGKTCVVRHFTSGVYTEAQQNTIGVDFTVRALEINGKKVKMQVWDTAGQERFRTITQSYYRSAHAAIIAYDLTRRSTFESVPHWIHEIEKYGAANLVIMLIGNKCDMWEKRHVLFEDACTLAEKYGLLAVLETSAKESKNIDEVFVLMARELMARHSLPLYGEGTLGSLPLDSSPVLTAPGPREKSQCTC